Proteins encoded together in one Triticum dicoccoides isolate Atlit2015 ecotype Zavitan chromosome 7B, WEW_v2.0, whole genome shotgun sequence window:
- the LOC119335890 gene encoding putrescine hydroxycinnamoyltransferase 1-like produces MAVEILESCMVTPSEATPKHGVWLSNLDLLVARGHTPTVYIYRPSSGPASFSPDVLKAALSRALAPFYPLAGRLAQDDAGRPEISCSGEGVLFVTARADSTLDVLGDFAPSDELRRTLVPSADASGLVGILAMFQVTFFKCGGVCLGAAIHHTAADGLAALDFVNTWAAITRGDVGVPAASPCFDRTLLRARSPPSVLFDHTEYSRRGGGELKPRAPFGSAILPMCKNQIDTLKDGAGPGKRLSTFKAVVAHVWRCACKARALAATEDTRLYMTADARTRVCPPLPRGYFGKAIFRASAATKVGEVDSGPLDAVAEKITGATARLDDEYVRSLLDYLELQAADASGLRKGEWVMPETDLWVISWQGLPIYGADFGWGRPAFMGRACLQFSGLVYLVPGPDDDGRLDVVVAMEPESLARFREVFYQELVHY; encoded by the coding sequence ATGGCAGTGGAGATCCTGGAGTCGTGCATGGTGACGCCAAGCGAGGCGACGCCGAAGCACGGGGTGTGGCTCTCCAACCTCGACCTGCTGGTCGCCAGGGGCCACACGCCCACCGTCTACATCTACCGGCCAAGCTCCGGCCCGGCCTCCTTCTCACCGGACGTCCTCAAAGCCGCGCTGTCCAGGGCGCTCGCCCCATTCTACCCACTTGCCGGCCGGCTCGCGCAGGATGACGCCGGCCGCCCGGAGATCAGCTGCAGCGGCGAGGGGGTCCTCTTCGTCACTGCGCGGGCGGACTCCACGCTCGATGTCCTCGGCGACTTCGCCCCGTCCGACGAGCTGCGGCGGACGCTTGTCCCCTCGGCCGACGCCAGCGGCCTCGTCGGCATATTGGCTATGTTTCAGGTGACGTTCTTCAAGTGCGGCGGGGTGTGCCTCGGAGCGGCCATCCACCACACGGCGGCGGACGGCCTCGCAGCGCTTGATTTCGTGAACACCTGGGCTGCGATCACGAGGGGCGACGTTGGCGTACCCGCGGCGAGCCCCTGCTTCGACCGCACGCTCCTCCGCGCGCGCTCCCCTCCCTCCGTGCTCTTCGACCACACGGAGTActcccggcgcggcggcggcgagttgAAGCCCAGAGCCCCGTTCGGCTCCGCCATCCTCCCCATGTGCAAGAACCAGATCGacacgctcaaggacggcgccggcCCGGGCAAGAGGCTCTCCACGTTCAAGGCCGTGGTCGCCCACGTGTGGCGGTGCGCGTGCAAGGCGCGCGCGCTCGCGGCAACGGAGGACACCCGGCTGTACATGACCGCCGACGCGCGCACCCGCGTCTGCCCGCCGCTCCCTCGCGGCTACTTCGGCAAGGCCATTTTCCGCGCGTCGGCGGCGACCAAGGTCGGCGAGGTTGACTCCGGGCCGCTGGACGCCGTCGCGGAGAAGATCACCGGCGCGACCGCCCGGCTGGACGACGAGTACGTGCGGTCGCTGCTGGACTACCTGGAGCTGCAGGCGGCGGACGCGTCGGGGCTGCGCAAGGGGGAGTGGGTCATGCCGGAGACCGACCTGTGGGTGATAAGCTGGCAGGGGCTGCCGATCTACGGCGCGGACTTCGGCTGGGGCCGGCCGGCGTTCATGGGCAGGGCCTGCCTCCAGTTCAGCGGCCTCGTGTACCTCGTGCCTGGCCCCGACGACGACGGCCGCCTGGACGTCGTGGTGGCCATGGAGCCCGAGAGCCTGGCCAGGTTCAGGGAGGTGTTCTACCAGGAGCTCGTGCACTACTAG